The proteins below are encoded in one region of Anaerolineae bacterium:
- a CDS encoding recombinase family protein: MMGRTRYQPITKKDDALFGDTQLPLHLPVAVYYRQSTEAQIGNISTTIQTVDMVELLKGRGWAKDKIIMIDMDAGISGTTKIDEREGMSTLFSLITNDKIGAVACQDEDRLFRDITQIQVNIFIEACKSHNVLVITPTVVYNFSHPQLGTFHARQFRFKSEMAAEYIDSYVKGRLQKAKRRLLDNGLWAGPPIPLGFMIDMRKTLPSGSPNPNWRKLVEFQPFADVTREYFRLFVSFGGQARTTVRYINEHGPYFPNPKECQPPEGFKIVYRIRQTGGKWCLSRTALISMFTNAMYLGHWMVNGNIVHWDNHEAIIDEELFMRAFNFLSKVTLDGKKNPNYNPARQYRRPQKEEERPKERPLCVGLVFSQEDGEWRRVGSNWVSPLQHYTYTYWSIHDDTKYLWSKAADFVDETISSLITGKLQATFDFDTWEDSVNAYIEEFEEKQKVKRAQLDQLTTIKENLVGSLSTLTNPEMIAAAQQKYEDAQAEINRLQSELATDTGNISQINRLKKIRENCGEVLENWGTMTRDEKREVLLSFIQRIEANPTDGHGLRLVIRWKDRTSDEIVLPRQSTTGTQWLPYEVEELLSLVASGADQIQIARAFPHRKWEMIRDKYYRTTRNGMRKFVPKPIKDTETYFDYLKRIGGGGDDDECLAYIKDVNCSETRPHDAPG, encoded by the coding sequence ATGATGGGAAGAACAAGATACCAGCCTATCACAAAAAAAGATGATGCTTTGTTTGGTGACACCCAACTGCCGTTGCATCTACCGGTTGCCGTGTATTATCGCCAGTCAACCGAAGCACAAATAGGTAATATCTCAACTACTATTCAAACAGTTGATATGGTGGAACTGTTGAAGGGCCGGGGATGGGCAAAGGACAAAATAATAATGATTGATATGGACGCGGGAATCAGCGGTACAACCAAGATTGATGAACGCGAAGGCATGAGCACCCTTTTTAGTTTAATTACAAATGACAAAATCGGTGCTGTTGCCTGTCAAGATGAAGATCGCTTGTTCAGAGACATCACTCAAATTCAAGTCAACATCTTTATCGAAGCCTGTAAATCTCATAACGTGTTGGTTATCACCCCTACTGTGGTTTACAACTTCTCTCACCCGCAACTAGGGACATTTCACGCTCGGCAGTTTCGGTTCAAGTCAGAAATGGCTGCTGAGTATATCGATTCCTATGTAAAAGGCCGACTACAAAAGGCAAAGCGGCGTTTACTGGACAACGGGTTATGGGCAGGGCCACCTATCCCTCTTGGCTTCATGATAGATATGAGAAAAACACTACCCAGTGGTAGTCCTAACCCCAACTGGCGTAAACTGGTAGAATTCCAACCTTTTGCCGATGTCACACGAGAATATTTTAGATTATTTGTTTCATTTGGAGGTCAAGCCAGAACTACTGTGAGGTATATTAATGAACACGGACCGTATTTCCCAAACCCTAAAGAGTGTCAGCCACCAGAGGGATTTAAGATCGTTTATCGAATAAGACAGACTGGCGGAAAGTGGTGTTTGAGCCGGACTGCTCTTATCAGCATGTTTACAAATGCGATGTATCTTGGGCATTGGATGGTCAATGGGAATATTGTGCACTGGGATAACCATGAGGCAATTATTGACGAAGAGTTGTTTATGAGGGCGTTCAATTTTCTGTCAAAAGTAACTTTGGATGGAAAAAAGAATCCAAATTACAATCCTGCCCGTCAATACCGTAGGCCACAAAAAGAAGAAGAACGGCCAAAGGAGAGACCATTATGTGTAGGTCTAGTATTTTCTCAGGAGGATGGGGAGTGGCGGCGAGTGGGTTCAAATTGGGTAAGCCCTCTCCAACATTATACTTATACGTATTGGTCTATACATGATGATACAAAGTATTTATGGAGTAAAGCTGCGGATTTTGTAGACGAAACGATCAGTTCGTTGATAACAGGTAAGCTACAAGCCACCTTCGACTTTGATACTTGGGAAGACTCTGTTAACGCCTATATCGAAGAGTTTGAAGAAAAGCAAAAGGTCAAACGTGCCCAGTTAGATCAACTTACAACTATAAAAGAAAATCTGGTTGGTAGTTTGAGCACCTTAACAAATCCTGAAATGATCGCTGCCGCACAACAGAAATATGAAGATGCACAGGCTGAGATCAATCGCTTACAATCTGAACTGGCTACCGATACGGGTAATATATCTCAAATCAATCGGTTAAAGAAAATTAGGGAAAATTGCGGTGAAGTGCTTGAGAATTGGGGTACTATGACCAGAGATGAAAAACGAGAGGTTTTACTTTCGTTTATTCAAAGGATAGAAGCTAACCCGACAGATGGACATGGTTTGCGCCTTGTTATTCGTTGGAAAGATAGAACATCAGATGAGATAGTGCTTCCCCGGCAATCGACGACAGGGACACAATGGCTTCCTTACGAGGTAGAAGAACTGTTATCACTGGTTGCTTCTGGCGCTGATCAGATCCAAATAGCTAGGGCTTTTCCTCATCGAAAGTGGGAGATGATCAGAGATAAATATTATAGAACAACAAGAAACGGGATGCGCAAATTCGTCCCCAAACCTATAAAAGATACAGAAACCTATTTTGATTATTTGAAGCGTATTGGGGGAGGTGGTGATGATGATGAGTGTTTGGCGTATATCAAAGATGTCAACTGTTCAGAAACAAGACCCCACGATGCGCCAGGCTGA
- a CDS encoding YifB family Mg chelatase-like AAA ATPase: MLAKVTSCAVVGLDGALIEVEIDISRGLPSMTIVGLPDAAVQESRERVRAAIKNSGLPFPSERLTVNLAPADIRKAGPAYDLPIAIGILLASEQIYGEVGQAIVMGELSLDGGVRHVSGVLPMANLAKQEGFTTLFVPATDAAEASLIEGLTVYPLETLLQLVDHLSGHQKLAPYAVNFSLDGDPPPYACDLAEIKGQEHVKRALEVAAAGGHNMLMSGPPGAGKTLIARSMPGILPKMTVEEALDVTRIYSVADQLSPDEPLVRHRPFRSPHHTVSYAGLIGGGRWPKPGEISLAHRGVLFLNS; encoded by the coding sequence ATGTTGGCCAAAGTTACCAGTTGCGCCGTTGTAGGTTTGGACGGCGCATTGATTGAAGTAGAGATTGACATCTCGCGGGGTTTGCCCTCGATGACCATTGTTGGTTTGCCCGACGCCGCCGTGCAAGAGAGCCGCGAGCGGGTGCGGGCAGCCATAAAAAATTCCGGCCTGCCTTTTCCCTCGGAACGTTTGACCGTGAACCTGGCCCCGGCTGACATCCGCAAGGCCGGCCCGGCCTACGACCTGCCCATTGCCATTGGCATTCTGTTGGCCTCGGAGCAGATTTACGGCGAGGTGGGCCAGGCCATTGTGATGGGCGAGTTATCGCTGGACGGTGGCGTGCGCCACGTGAGCGGGGTGCTGCCGATGGCCAATTTAGCCAAACAGGAAGGCTTCACCACCCTCTTTGTCCCCGCCACGGATGCCGCCGAAGCTTCGCTGATTGAAGGGCTGACTGTTTATCCGCTTGAAACCCTGCTGCAATTGGTGGACCATCTGAGCGGCCACCAGAAATTAGCCCCTTATGCCGTCAACTTTTCCCTGGACGGCGACCCACCGCCTTATGCCTGCGACCTGGCGGAGATCAAGGGGCAGGAGCATGTCAAACGCGCCCTGGAAGTGGCCGCGGCCGGGGGACACAATATGTTGATGAGCGGGCCGCCGGGAGCGGGCAAAACCCTGATCGCTCGTTCAATGCCCGGTATTTTGCCCAAGATGACGGTGGAAGAGGCTTTAGACGTAACCCGGATTTACTCCGTGGCCGACCAACTTTCGCCGGATGAGCCGCTGGTGCGCCACCGGCCGTTTCGCTCGCCGCACCATACGGTGAGTTACGCGGGCTTGATTGGTGGCGGGCGCTGGCCCAAACCCGGCGAGATCAGCCTGGCGCATCGTGGGGTCTTGTTTCTGAACAGTTGA